The Romeriopsis navalis LEGE 11480 region AGTGATCAAGCGGAACAATCTGCACCGGCTGTTGTGCTAGAAGATTTGCCCAGTGCGATTCGCCATTGCTTACTCACGACAATTCAGCAACTCCCAACGCATCCTGATATTCGGGCATATATCCGCAGTGAGGTGCTTGATCAACTCAGCCAGTGGCAGGGGAAATCGGAAAATGGCTGTAATTCGCTGGTATTTCTGGGACGACCAACTTTAGAAATCAATCATTTGGTTCCAGATAGCTTGGCTGACTGGCTTGGGCAACAGATCTATGCGACTCCCGAAACGATTCATATTTTAGATTGGCAAGTCCGTCCACCGAGTATCGATATACTACTATCGCAGCTTAAACAGTCGTTGCAGGTTGCTTTAAACGGCGATCGCAGTACAGTCAAAATTGTGGTCATTCCAAATTTGAACTGGTGCTTCCTTCGCAGTGCTGAAGGGCTCGATGGCATTGAATATCTTCAGCAACAAATTCAAGATAATCCGCAAATTTTCTGGATTATTGGGGCGGGGCAAGTTGCCTGGGAATATCTTAATTCTGTTCTACACATTGAGGCCTACTGCCCATTGCAACGGATAATTCCTGCATTATCCGGTGAACAGTTGCAACTATGGCTTAAGCCTATGGTGAGAGAGAATCAATTACAGTTTCCAGTACAGTCAATATCAGACAAACTCAATCAGGTAAGACAGCCTGATGACGCTCAGGATCAAAGTACATCTTTAGAAACAGCATTCTTTGAGCGTTTAGCAGATATTTCTGCAGGGATTGGACTGATTACAACCCAAATATTCCTGCGATCGATATACCAAGACTCTGAGGCCGATTTACAACCATCTGAATCACACCAATTGATGCTTACTTGGCCAGCCACGCCCAGTTTCCCTGATATCGATCGTGATGATAGCTATGTGCTGTATTCATTGCTCATGCATGGCGATTTGAGTTTGCCGCAATTAGCCGAAAGTCTTGGTGACCCGATTGAGCAAGTTAATGCCGCAATTCAGAACCTCCGGCGATTGGGCTTGATTGAACAGCAGGGGAGCATCCTGCAAGTTAATCCAATCTATTATTTGCCACTGTGCGATCGATTGAGTCGTGAAAATTTTGTTATTCCTCAAAAATAGGGTTAATTTGCCATGATACAAAATTTTATTTTAGCCGAGTCAGCCACTGATGCTGCTAGCAAAACTAAGGAAATATTGGCCCAAGTCACAGCCTGGAAAATTACTCAAGCCTTTGTGATCTTGGCCTTGGCCTATGCTGCGATCCGATTAATTGATTGGCTCGTCATCGCACTCTCTGAAAAAGTTGCCAAGGAATGGCGACTGCGAGTCAAGCAATTTCTCCCATTTTTACGTATGGGCGTACTGACTAGTGCGCTCATCATATTAATGAATTTATTTCTAAATCTCTCACAAGAAAATATATTTGCTGTCACCGGTACAGTTGCCGTAGCTGTAGGATTTGCCTTCAAAGATTATGTCAGCTCCGTTATTGCAGGCATTATTGGCATTTTTGAAGCATCCTATCGTGTGGGCGATCGTGTCACGATTGGTGGGGAATATGGGGAAGTCATTGGATACGGACTACGGGGAGTACGCATCCAAACACCAACTGATAATATTGTTACGATCCCGCACAATCAGATTTGGACCAGCGGTGTCTCTAATGCCAATATGGGTCGGCTAGAAGCTCAAGTTGTAACGAGTTTTTTTCTAGCCCATCATGTTGATGTCGCATTGGTTGAAAAAATCCTATACCGCGTGGCACACACTAGCAAGTACACGCATTTGCAGTTGCCGATCGTTGTCATCATGGAAGATTGCCATTGGGGTAGTTTATTCAAACTTAAATGCTATCCGCTCGATGCACGGAACGAATTTCTCTATAAAAGCGATCTGACACGTCGGGCCAAATATCTCTTTAGCAAGCAGCAAATTTCATATCCTCAGCTGTTAAAGATTCCCGATACAGCTGCCTCGGCCACCGCGCATCAATAGACTTGCCTCAAGCCGATATATTTCATCCTATTTAGAGATTCTTTTTGTGAGGAGTATTGCTAAGTTCAAGCTAAGCAAGATGTTGTTTCTCAGGTATTGACTCAACTGCATACATGATTATCTGCTTGTTGATTCAAGCTAAATTTTCAGGTGCATTTTGATCTGCCAGAAAACTTACCTATCTGTGGCTCTGAAACACAATACTTCCAAAATACACTATGCAAGGTATTCAAAATAAAAATGTGCTGATCACCGGCGCAAGTTCCGGAATTGGTCAAGCGATCGCGATTCGTTTAGCTGCAGAGGGGGCAAATGTCGCTGTCAACTATTACAGTGATCAGTCTGGTGCTGAGACGACTCGCGCAAAAATTCAAACTCATTACCAGCAGCAGCAACTAACTAGTGCAAAAACCGCAATCTACCAAGCAGATGTCGCCGATCGCCACGCCGTCAATCAGATGTTTAGCTGGATGAAGCAGGAATTTGGCTCTGTTGATGTGCTCATCAATAATGCTGGTATTCAAACTGAATCACCTTCGCATGAAACTGATGCCGATAGCTTCCAAAAAGTCCTTGCCACGAATCTCAACGGCACTTACTTTTGCGCGATTGAGGCAATTCAAGGATTTCTCGATCGTCACTATGCTGGTGTAATTATCAATGTTTCTAGCGTTCATGAAATAATCCCTCGGCCCCAATATTTATCCTATGCGGTCAGTAAAGGCGGGGTTGATAGCTTAACCGAAACCCTCGCTCTAGAATATGCAAAGCATCGGATTCGCGTCAATGCCATCGGCCCTGGTGCCACAAAAACACCAATTAACGACTGGAGTGATGAAGCCAATAAACTGGACGAACTCGCTCAACATATTCCCATGGGGCGAGTGGGTACGCCCGAGGAGATGGCAGCGGCTGTCGCTTTTTTGATCTCTGATGAAGCTAGCTATATTACCGGACAAACCTTATTTATCGATGGTGGATTAACTTTATATCCATCTTTTCAGCAACCCTGGACAAGTTAGCAACCATTCAGCACTGAGCAAACAGCCTGCAAACCCACAAAAAGCACTTTCACCCTGCAGGGTGAAAGTGCCGTACTGCTCCTTATCAAACTGACATTAGCTGGACTCTAAATCCAGTAGCGTTTTTGCTGCAACTCTCTTC contains the following coding sequences:
- a CDS encoding MarR family transcriptional regulator; the encoded protein is MENLIARLNERLHKIALFRWIWPSSDQAEQSAPAVVLEDLPSAIRHCLLTTIQQLPTHPDIRAYIRSEVLDQLSQWQGKSENGCNSLVFLGRPTLEINHLVPDSLADWLGQQIYATPETIHILDWQVRPPSIDILLSQLKQSLQVALNGDRSTVKIVVIPNLNWCFLRSAEGLDGIEYLQQQIQDNPQIFWIIGAGQVAWEYLNSVLHIEAYCPLQRIIPALSGEQLQLWLKPMVRENQLQFPVQSISDKLNQVRQPDDAQDQSTSLETAFFERLADISAGIGLITTQIFLRSIYQDSEADLQPSESHQLMLTWPATPSFPDIDRDDSYVLYSLLMHGDLSLPQLAESLGDPIEQVNAAIQNLRRLGLIEQQGSILQVNPIYYLPLCDRLSRENFVIPQK
- a CDS encoding glucose 1-dehydrogenase translates to MQGIQNKNVLITGASSGIGQAIAIRLAAEGANVAVNYYSDQSGAETTRAKIQTHYQQQQLTSAKTAIYQADVADRHAVNQMFSWMKQEFGSVDVLINNAGIQTESPSHETDADSFQKVLATNLNGTYFCAIEAIQGFLDRHYAGVIINVSSVHEIIPRPQYLSYAVSKGGVDSLTETLALEYAKHRIRVNAIGPGATKTPINDWSDEANKLDELAQHIPMGRVGTPEEMAAAVAFLISDEASYITGQTLFIDGGLTLYPSFQQPWTS
- a CDS encoding mechanosensitive ion channel family protein, which encodes MIQNFILAESATDAASKTKEILAQVTAWKITQAFVILALAYAAIRLIDWLVIALSEKVAKEWRLRVKQFLPFLRMGVLTSALIILMNLFLNLSQENIFAVTGTVAVAVGFAFKDYVSSVIAGIIGIFEASYRVGDRVTIGGEYGEVIGYGLRGVRIQTPTDNIVTIPHNQIWTSGVSNANMGRLEAQVVTSFFLAHHVDVALVEKILYRVAHTSKYTHLQLPIVVIMEDCHWGSLFKLKCYPLDARNEFLYKSDLTRRAKYLFSKQQISYPQLLKIPDTAASATAHQ